The Cryptomeria japonica chromosome 2, Sugi_1.0, whole genome shotgun sequence region GCCACTTTAATGACCTATAGATACAGCCACAATTAGAAAACATAGAATGATTTGAATTTCTAACAGCATAAATAGAAAATGTCATTAACATAAAGAAAGTGGGATTTGCTGCAAACCTGATCATCATCATCCGATTTAGGAGAATCATTCTTATCTGATGGCTTTTCTGCACCACAGTTTGCCCTGTTACACTTAGTTCGGAAAGGATAATTAACGTTACCACACTTCTCACAGGTCCAGCTGCCTTCTGGAGGTGCCTCTGAAGAATGGATAATACCACAAAGAAACATCAATTAAAGAAAAGTTGCACAGATATGCCCAAACAAGCAAATTAACATTTCAATTAGTGAAGGGTAACTTACTAGATGAATTTTTGGCTGCTCCACTAGAAGATTTAGCGGTCTGAAAGAAAACAACAATAGTTGAACAAATTAATAGAAAgaacaaacaaaagatgatcaaTTTCCAGAATTTAGCTGATGTAATATAGAGTTATGAAATTAAGTGAATGCTTAAAACAACATATGTAATAGTTCAAACAGAAAAGGAAACTCATCAAACAAGTAGATATACATGCTCAGTTGGCTTCGGTGTACTACACTTCCTCATGTTACATATCGTACGAAATGCAAAATTAGTATTGCCACATTTGGGGCAGACCCAATCACCATCAGATAACCCATCTGAATAATAAGAGTATTTAGATCTTGTCAGGATCCATGTTTGGACTGGTTTCATGTTCATATCAAAAAGATTGTCCACAGAGAATGTCAAGACACAACATACCCCCTCTTCGCTTACGGGAACCGTTTTCATCAGGTACAGCTCCAGGCCTGAGACCCTGGGCCAAAATTAAACAAAGTAAAGTTTCAAAAATTAAATCACCTTAAATTTCTTAACATAATTAAGATTGTGATGTTTATGCCAAAAAACAAGTGACCCCAAGGTTCTGTATCAATATGGACAAACATAATATCAAATTCTGATTCCTTTTTCACTCTACCCACACAAGTCTCTGTTTAACTGAACCGAATCACACAAGCACTCAACTCAATGAAAAGACCATGCCAGACATATCAGACTACAACATCCAATTCAAAATAGCATTTCCACATTAGCTTTTCAGTTCAAAACAAGTGCATAGAGCAGCAGATAAAGCAAGTCACAGAGAATTGGCAACCACAAACTCCAAACAGGAATCCAAATTGAATCCAACTTTACATATATCCTTTCTCTCCAAAcagtaaaaaaaaatgaaaaaaagctcAGAAGAAGAGAATTTACAGACACATATTATACTGATATATCCCAATTACTAACCAGAGCACCACGGCCAAGAGGCATTCCCATGCCATATCCATCCAGAAGAGGTGCGGCACCATAACCTGGGCCTACAAATATCAAAGACGCCTCAAATGACATGTCAGCATCAAAAAAACATTTCTAGAACCCAAATCATTGAGGAAGCTAACATTCTGCAAAACAATAAAACACGAGCTTCATAAATCCAAAACACATGATAATACCTGGACCAATAACAGCACCGTGACCATATGACGTGGGCATATGAAGAGGTCCATATGGCCCACTTGGATTAACATGTGAACCATAATCATAATGCAATCCAGAGGCTCCTGAAAATGGCAAGTCATAATGTAAGGTTGATGCTGCCCCAAAGGAAAGAGATGAACCATATGCAGATGGCAATCCTTGACCACCAAGATACATAGGTGCACCACCAGCAGGAGGTCCCATATACAGGGAGGGTTGGGCCTGTCCATAAGGTGTTGGATGAGGAGCTCCCATAGGTTTCTGAATATATAAAATCAACTCCATTAGCTAGGACTCATAGTCAGCTTTCAACCAAGTCCAGCAGTAATCCATAATTTTTTAATCGAAGCAATGTAGAATTGAGGTCAGAATAGATTTAATTACAAACATTAACTGCATATAAGGCATGACTTCTTTCCTAATGGTTGTAGAATTCACTCGAACAATAAGTTAACGGAAAAAGCTTCTTTCCACGTGTACATGAAAAAGACAAACTTACTAGTGAATGGTCATTTGGCTTAGATGTAGAGCAGTTCCTCATGTTGCAAGTTGTTCTAAATGCAAAATTGACATTGCCGCAACTGGGGCATGTCCAATCGCCTTCATTTCGAGGACCTGTCAACTCAATGTCAAGTAACCACAATAAACTTACTTAACTCCATGGCGAACCATAACATCaccaaattttaaaattataattatatttgCATCATCTAAAGAATACTGATGTTTACATGAATCCACAGTACATTCTGAAACAAAAGAGGTTTCTCGAAACCTGTGATAGACTTCTACGTGAACATGATAATGTAGAAATAATTTTAACGTTCAATGCGCAAAAGCTTATTTAGCATTTTACCTAATTAAGAGAAACGGGACCTTACTGGAATTCTAAATTAAAGAGAACTTGAGGCATACTGACGGAATCTAGTCGACCTTTCTACAATCTTCAACAAAATCGGGACGCCCAAATGTAATAATCTACTAAAGGTTTACGCAAACTAGATTTCTTGAATTAGAACTAGCTATTCTCAAATCTTACGGAGCTACACTTTATTGTTTGAAGTAGGCGATAAAGAAAAATGACACATAAAGCAAAAACATATTTAACCTACAGTTGTTTTACTAGCATGTAGCCAGTTTTCTTCTGTATGGCCAAGCTTGGAGATGAAACGAAACAAAAAGTAATAAATTGAAGCCAAAATAATTTATAATTCCATAAACCCTAACAAATACGTTTGTAAACAATTATCCTGCAAAGATATTGGCAAAAAGAATACTCACCGTCCGTTCGAGGACGCTTTGGTCCAGAAAAGTTCCTGCTGTCTCCCTGGTTACATTCACACGCACAAAAAAATCGACCCGATTAAAAGCAGAAATTCGCCGTCTATTCAAAAATGAAGAGATTGATACGTAGATTTCCAGTGATGTTTTACCTGAACCATTTTCGCAGCCGAAGAGGAAAGTAAAGAAACCTGATTACAGTTACTTTGCTTGACGCTGTCTAAGATTGGGAAAACCAGAGCTCTGCTACGAAATAAATTTGTGTTTGCTAGGGTTTCGATTAGGGTTTTCTCATGCCTAAATATGTTTTACATGTCAGTTTCGAGGTACGACGTAGACACTCTGGGTTAATGTTAACCATGGTTAATGTTAGCTTGTTGAGAAATGGTGATGAGTTCAAAGTTGAGTGCGACTTTCTTTTTAAGAGAAAATAATTGTTAAGTTTTAGGTATTTGTAAAGGAAAAAACGTGTTTACCATAAATTTATTAGGCCAATTAAACAAAATCGTGAATTACCGATTGCTGCCGAAATTTTTACCGACAGGCTTTCTTCGACAGTTGCTACAACGTGTGGTTAGGGTTTGTATTCCAGTTGTGGTGGAGATTGATGTGGTTCTTGCATGCGGGTTGCGTTTTCATTCCGAGGTGTATTGCTGGCAAAGACCGCCTGAACCCATCTACCGGATCAAGATACGCAAAGCGGGCTAGGCTAATCGGACACTCTGAAGCCAACCATCCTTCTACATGGCATCCAATACACCACACCCGAGACGGGCAGACCATACTCGAGCTAGAGATGAGAGAGAACTTGCTTGAGGTCTTATAGACGTCTGTGAATGTGAATGACTAGTTATTCCCTTATCTGCCCTATTTATTCTATAGGCTCGAGAGCTTTCTGCAAATTTTTCCTCCGTAGCGCTTTGAGTCCCTGTGTTCCTGTGGATGATCAAgaattcattttcaatcttgaagggACGTTTATTACAGATGATTTACAGCCTTACGCAAAGGAAATTTTTCATGATGCACAGGCGCAGCACCAAGCTTTTAAGGAGGATTATGTTGTTAAAGCCTTTCATTATGCCGAGAAAGCACACCGAGGCCAGGTGTGtgtttttctttttgaatgtttcTTTCTCCCCTTGAAGATTTCTTTGATTGATAATAAATGGAAGACACCTTTAGGCGTGGCTTTGGATTCATTATAATAAATGGGGTATGTCTGTAAATTAGATTTTTCAAGTTTTCCTGTTGGGCATTCTTAgatttatgattttttggattCAGTGTGCTTTGTTAACACCCtaaagattttatttttaaatctataAATTGGATTTTTCGCTATGTTATCCGTTGCAAAATACTGTGTGTCTTTAATTTATAATGACTCTGACTTAATTCAATGAACGACTAATTATTTATGTCCACATGAGGGCCCTTAGGATCTATTGGTACTAATACAAAATGTTATTTCTGATGTTTTAAAACATCTTCAATAGAATTGCCCATCTATTTAGCTTGCAGACTCAACATGCTATGTAGATTAGTAGAGGTGAATTCAAAGGCCTTCCCAACTTTCGGGGGTTTTTCTAGAAATCCATTTTTATTCACACTGAGACTATAATATGCAATTAGATCAGAGTGTACAATCTATTTGTCTCTCCTTATCCTGATGAGGGATGTGTGATCTGAAACATTATCTAGCTGTAGCTGTTAAGAATTCTGATAGCATCAAGTCTCTAAATCATAGTTGATTGTAGTTACTGGGAATGACACTAattatttcaaaggtaatttgaaTTCACATTTTTAGATTATAGAAGTCAAAATTTAGCATTCCTCAAGATTGAATCAAAGTGAGATTGCTCCTCTCCGTTGGTACCTGTTGTGTAACCAATTCTTTTACAAAGCCATGTTACCTCAACTTGGAATTGCTTTTTAATAGTATGCTCTCTTCCTTTCATTGCAGTCATGCGGACCTGTTTCACACTCTCCAAACTTCTTGCTAATTTCCTATTTGAGTGAGTGAGAAACTGTTCGTGTGatgtattttgaattttaaattttcaagcCTTAagagtaatcaatttttttttgtagtatGAGATTCAAGCATCTGTAGATGTCAAGGTACATCTACATGCAGTGTACATCTGTTACTAGGTCCAAGTTGTGTGCCGGTTTCTAAAGTGTTAGATGATAGAAGATTGCACAGAACTCCCTGAATTAATTCCTAGCTTAAGGGTTCAAATTGTGTGCAAGTCTTGATCACCCAGATGACCTGAAAAGTAAACTCAAGGAATGAGGCTTGTTGCAAATTTTGGGAAATTTAATGTTGATTGTTCAAATTTACATCCTGGAGCCAACTTTATGATAGCAATATCAAACTTTTAATCAGATGACATGTTCAGGTAGTACTTTCTCATGGTATGTTTTGAGAATAGAACTTTTATATTGACTTAACGATTGTTATGTTGATTAGACATGTATGTATCATTTTGAAGAGAATAGTTATTGAATTTGAGAAGGATCGGGCTGAACGTGAAACTTCTTGTGCAAAATGGTTTCATACAAAAGGAAATCGACTCCTAtgtttctggttccaaaaagtgTTAGGTATTAAAATATTACATGTTGACTTGATTGAATCAATTTTTAACTTTAATGATATGATTGACTAAAGAGCAACCTTGTGCAGCAAATTTCAATTTTAGTTCTTGTTCCTGGTTTTGATGATAAAATATCCTTTTTTGTTTCAAGCTACTGCTTGTTTTTCTACCTATAATGAATATCGAAAGTTTCTCGAAATGAATTTTTATAGAACATTGGTACATCTTTGAATTACTTTGCCATCAATGTTGTTCATCTGACAGAAAGGGCCTTATAACATCTCAATAGCACTTTTCAAATCattatttgatcccaaactttgttGAACAAATTTTAGTtcttgcattttatttatatgttgcTAATTGCTCAAATTGTTTAATAACTAGATCTTTGCCTTTTTGCATGCAAGTGCGGGCTAGTGGTGATCCATACCTAAGACACTGTGTGGAGACATCAATTTTGCTTGCAATGATTGGATCTCGTGAGAATGTAATTATAGCTGGATTGATCCATGATACACTTGATGACACTTCTATGGACTACAGTCAGTTATTTGGCATCTTTGGAAAAGATGTTGCAAATTTGGTGCAAGGGGTGTATGATTGTCAGTCACAAAATACTTCACTATTTCTTGCACACTCTATGTAGCTTCTTTAAATGTCTAGAAGTAGATGATATTTATGTTTTCATTTAGGGTTGCCATATTTTCCCTTGCCAATCAATTGTTTTGTTAGGTCTAGGCATCTTTGTTGCTGGTATCATAAGATTTTAATTCAACAGACTCATGTTTCACCATTTAATGTCAAGTTTTTATTATTCTCAGGTATCTAGATTAAGTTTGATCAGTCAGTTTGCCCGTGACAACAACACAGCAAGCAACAGTGTTGAAGCAGACCGTCTTCATACAATGTTTCTTGCAATGATGGATGTAAGGGTAGTATTGATCAAATTGGCAAATAGGTTGCATGGTATGAGGACTTTAGGTGCTTTGAGTCTTCCAAAACAACAAGGAATTGCAAAAGAGACACTAGAGATTTTTGCTCCCTTAGCTAACCGTCTTGGAATTTGGAGCTGGAAAGCTGAATTAGAAGACCTCTGCTTCAAGTATCTGAATCCACACAAATACCAAGAACTCTTTGCCAGACTTGCTAAAGGCCCGAGAGAAGAAACTATCATGTCTACAATTCAAAAATTGGATGATGCTCTAAAGAAAAAAAATGGCTTTTTATAATCCATATGGAAGACCTAAGAGCTTGTACAACATTTATCTGAAGATGTTGAAGTATGTTTTTTGTGTTCCTTAGTATTAACACACTCTATGtgcttatatatatatttcatgcctTTGATGTTCCAAGTGTGATTAATGCACGTTTTATTTGTATTTGTCAAGAAGAAGCAGAAGATTGATTAAATCAATGACCTTTGTGGTCTTCGACTTATTGTCTTAAATGAGAAAGATTGCTATGATGCATAGCGCATTGTTCATCATTTGTGGCAAGGTGTCCCAGGGGAGTACTGGCATAAGATTATTATTTAGCTGATTGAAGCTGAGTGGTGTGAGCCATTATAGGATGCTTCCTGACACAGATTGATTGTTTCAATATACCTTTAGGTATCAGTCTTTGCACACTGTTGTTTGGGGTGAGGATGGTAATCCCCTGGAAATACAAATACAGACTAAGGAAATGCATCAGCAAGCTGAGTTTAGAGTTGCAACACATTGGCGATATAAGGAGGGTGAAGCAGAACACTCTTCGTCAATTAACCAAATGGTGGAATGGGCAAGATGGGTGCTCAATGAGATGATGGACACTAAGTTGAGACTTTCGTACCAGGAGTCAAGCTTGCCCTTTCCCTTCTCACAAGGATGGTTGGCCACACATGGATAAGTTCTGTGAATTACCATTTTGCACGGATGAGAATCTTTTTGTGATTGTGTTTGCACACTCTATGTAGCTTCTTTAAATGTCTAGAAGTAGATGATATTTATGTTTTCATTTAGGGTTGCCATATTTTCCCTTGCCAATCAATTGTTTTGTTAGGTCTACGCATCTTTGTTGCTGGTATCATAAGATTTTAATTCAACAGACTCATGTTTCACCATTTAATGTCAAGTTTTTATTATTCTCAGGTATCTAGATTAAGTTTGATCAGTCAGTTTGCCCGTGACAACAACACAGCAAGCAACAGTGTTGAAGCAGACCGTCTTCATACAATGTTTCTTGCAATGATGGATGTAAGGGTAGTATTGATCAAATTGGCAAATAGGTTGCATGATATGAGGACTTTAGGTGCTTTGAGTCTTCCAAAACAACAAGGAATTGCAAAAGAGACACTAGAGATTTTTGCTCCCTTAGCTAACCGTCTTGGAATTTGGAGCTGGAAAGCTGAATTAGAAGACCTCTGCTTCAAGTATCTGAATCCACACAAATACCAAGTACTCTTTGCCAGACTTGCTAAAGGCCCGAGAGAAGAAACTATCATGTCTACAATTCAAAAATTGGATGATGCTCTAAAGAAAAAAAATGGCTTTTTATAATCCATATGGAAGACCTAAGAGCTTGTACAACATTTATCTGAAGATGTTGAAGTATGTTTTTTGTGTTCCTTAGTATTAACACACTCTATGtgcttatatatatatttcatgcctTTGATGTTCCAAGTGTGATTAATGCACGTTTTATTTGTATTTGTCAAGAAGAAGCAGAAGATTGATTAAATCAATGACCTTTGTGGTCTTCGACTTATTGTCTTAAATGAGAAAGATTGCTATGATGCATAGCGCATTGTTCATCATTTGTGGCAAGGTGTCCCAGGGGAGTACTGGCATAAGATTATTATTTAGCTGATTGAAGCTGAGTGGTGTGAGCCATTATAGGATGCTTCCTGACACAGATTGATTGTTTCAATATACCTTTAGGTATCAGTCTTTGCACACTGTTGTTTGGGGTGAGGATGGTAATCCCCTGGAAATACAAATACAGACTAAGGAAATGCATCAGCAAGCTGAGTTTAGAGTTGCAACACATTGGCGATATAAGGAGGGTGAAGCAGAACACTCTTCGTCAATTAACCAAATGGTGGAATGGGCAAGATGGGTGCTCAATGAGATGATGGACACTAAGTTGAGACTTTCGTACCAGGAGTCAAGCTTGCCCTTTCCCTTCTCACAAGGATGGTTGGCCACACATGGATAAGTTCTGTGAATTACCATTTTGCACGGATGAGAATCTTTTTGTGATTGTGTTGGAAGATGATAAAGTGAGTAAAGTATAATTCTTTCTTATTTTATTTCTGTGTTTTGTTGTATGTGGCATCTTCCTTAGCTTGAATCTTTTGTGTGCTCTTAGCTTTAACCTTTTGTcttcatatggctttgagatgaaATTGTTATTTGTGGATTGTGAATGTTCATACTCCATAATTGAGGAAGCATACATCTCATCTATAATAATTATGAATATAATTTATATAGTTATAAGTCTTGTGTATTCACTATCATGAGTAAATTTGTAAATCTATGAAGAGGAGTCTTTTGTATTCACTATCATGAGTAAATTTGTAAATCTATGAAGAGCCCTCCCCCAAGTTTGAAATGTCTTATGGAAGCCCTATGATCTCAATAACAAGGGCCAATCTATACAGTCAAACGCAAGTAATTGCATAATATTCTGACAGTATCCTCATCAAAAAGGGCATGATAGCAGTGTATCTAGATGGGAACTTCTGAGAGTATAAAGATAGTTGCGGAGATAAAACCCCAAGGACAATGATAGATCCATAACTGTCCAAAGTCCAGAACAACGCATATTGAGCAGTGACAACAATCTTAAAAGGGTATAAGACAACTTACCACAAATCATAAAATGGACAGAGCTGATATAGTAGCCAACACCGTCAGCACTCTTAGCACCAAAAAAGGGACAGTCTCAAATAATCATTTGTAAAGAACACACAGGTCAAGAAAAAGGGCCAAGAGATAACAACAATAGGTCTAATTGCTATCGGCAgtgtttactttagtggcgaatattcgccaatggcgaatttttcacgtcggccctgttggaaatggcgaatattttgtaccgtctgggggtggccatgtcgccagaacattatcaattttcgtcaACGTCACGGCCCGatagccatatgttttatgcaattaaatgtttctatgcgatgatttcgccaatacaatatatggtggacacacggtaaatttaattatttcgcctacactctctgaggttgccttaatagatgaccttaattcacctataggcatgtgaagatttgttatccagggggacccaattcgctcgACATCTTGTCGACGCGTGTCTccagtcaccccaactttcgccaactatattgtattcgctattcgcctattatttggatgacctataatcgcctcaaaaattacgtaagtcgtatttggacgacctataatcacctcaaaaattacataagtcgtatttggacgacctataatcgcctcaaaaattacataagtcgtgttataattacacgggattcaccaaatatttgtatactggtaaattcccacagaattcaccatataaggattggtataaatacatgcaaagatcagatctatctcaacacaatctggtgggttctagactctgaattctgatcaatagcgaagtttcagaccaaggaaaatcattgttgttgactgtattggcgactgctagttacctaaagcctaaaggtgagcgatcatatttttgaactggtatattatacattatagtctattattgcttcttcagcaaattgatatttttttggcagcctttatttcgttggagatgtcaaacaggaagaggggtaggaaacctgaatgtggggaaggccaggagaggccaacaaaaagtagaacgttgtcttcgtactttggcattggaaaagattgtggtacaggtgaaaatcaagaaggtacatcatcacaagtacaagtacaaaattcaccacctgcaccacatgttgaagatggcggcaaacctgatatctcagatcaggatgatcttgaagaagattatctgttagatacccaagttagccggaatgatataatcgacttgggtgataattccattaatgataatgcacagaaggggaaaagaaaagccatatcaaaaaacggtgaaccacaatcaaaaaaggatcgggagtgggatatgtcagtcaggaattttcaaattaattgggcatcgaagtatccattcattgaaccagtggagaatccaattgaaggcgagcctccaatagaatgcaggtgtaagatttgcacttggaaaaataagaagaaaattaggttgcagctaaaatttgacaccatagaaaagcatatcggtaaagtttatgaaaaacaaatgatagacggggttgaaaaatcagtgataagatggaaaacaaaggatgaatgtaagcatgtgaggaatgccgaagaatattattttcatgagaaattacatacgaagcctactgaagttaaaggttctattgaaggtgtttttggaaaagcaatgcaaatagaacaagtgggaaaagttgttcacttaagcgttgtttttcatattttgagcagagggcgtgctatgacagatttcccatcaactagtggtttattacactttttgaaagttcctaactatcctaatagacactggtcagtaaacagtggatgggaatgggcaagttgtcttgctgaggttgaaatagaagatgtacaagaaaaaataagagagtcaaacttcattgcattttctttagatgaagttacgacagtagacaatacttcatgggtatgcatgcatgtttatactatagagaatcatacccgccaacctcatctactatctgttgctaaaatgaaggagagtgcgacaacggaaaatttatttcaactagtaaagagaagtttaattgaatatggaggtatggatgacatgacggtagccaaaaaattggtttgtattggagcagatggagcttcagtaatgcaaggtcacaggaacggtctttgtacaaagattgaaacttcatttgcaccgtacattactgcaattcactacatggctcacaaaatgaatctagcttttggaattgtgagcaagtttgcttcggttaaaaaaattgaaattttaattagaga contains the following coding sequences:
- the LOC131061993 gene encoding ranBP2-type zinc finger protein At1g67325 — its product is MVQGDSRNFSGPKRPRTDGPRNEGDWTCPSCGNVNFAFRTTCNMRNCSTSKPNDHSLKPMGAPHPTPYGQAQPSLYMGPPAGGAPMYLGGQGLPSAYGSSLSFGAASTLHYDLPFSGASGLHYDYGSHVNPSGPYGPLHMPTSYGHGAVIGPGPGYGAAPLLDGYGMGMPLGRGALGLRPGAVPDENGSRKRRGDGLSDGDWVCPKCGNTNFAFRTICNMRKCSTPKPTEHTAKSSSGAAKNSSKAPPEGSWTCEKCGNVNYPFRTKCNRANCGAEKPSDKNDSPKSDDDDQ